The stretch of DNA gagaagaggaggctgagggcagacaggagcactctctgacactccctggcaggaggctgcagggagctggggatcgGGCTCCGCTCCCAAGGAACAGAACAAGAGGCAACaggctccagttgccccaggggaggttgagattggaacTGAGGTAGAACTTTTCCCCTTGCATTACAGCAAGGATGGGGAGAGATGCGGGAGGAAGCTTGAGCACAGGATGGGTGCAACAGGGAtcaggaggctgtggggaggccGGGCTGAGCCGGGCAGGGCTGAGACACGGGCAGACATCGCCATCTCCAGGCAGCccggaggcagcagcaggcactgccagggcagcgggagcagggacGGAGCGGGTTGGTGGtgcccagagccaggcagcaggaTGTGGGTCAGGGCTGGGGGATCCATCCTGACCGCTGTGTCCCTTCCAGACGAGGCCCTGTGGTGCCGAACAACGCGAGCCCTGGGGGAGGCCGAGGCTGTGTGTGCCTTCGTGGTGGCAGAGCCTGCCGCCATCCCTGCCGCCCCTGCCGTGAAGGCAGAGCCCGGGGACCCGCCGTACCCGGCCGCGCTGCGCTCCGACATCCAGCTGCTGCCGCAGCAGGCTGGCATGGCCGCCATCCTGGCCACCGCCGTGGTCAACAGTGAGTGCCCGGCtgcggggaggggggaaaacCATGCTGGGGGTCCCCAGCCCCTCGTGCAAGTGGCGTGTGAGCCCCCTTCCTTGtcccttctgctctgcagaggacGTCTTCCCATGCAAGGACTGTGGGATCTGGTACCGGAGCGAGCGCAACCTGCAAGCTCACCTGATGTACTACTGTGCCAGCCGGCAGAGCGCCGGCTCGCCCGCCCTGGAGGAGAAGCCCAAGGAGACCTACCCCAACGAGCGCATCTGCCCCTTCCCCCAGTGCAAGAAGAGCTGCCCCAGCGCCAGCTCCCTGGAGATCCACATGCGGAGCCACAGCGGTACGGCACAGCacgggatgggatggcatggcatgagatgggatggcatggcatggcatggcatggcatggcatggcatggcatggcatgggaTGGCATGGGGTCAGAGGAtcgtttgggttggaaaagctcttgaagcccctgcagtcccagccctcccctcaccctgcccagcccaccactcaCCCCtggctctcagcacctcagctccacagctttgggatccctccagggctgggcactgccccagctccctgggcagcctggcacaggggctgacacccctctcagggaaacagttctgcctcagctccaatctcaacctcccttAGGGCAACTGcagcctgtttcctcttgtcctgtcatttattactggggagcagagatcaacccccagctccctgcagcctcctgtcagggagtgtcagagagtgctgctgtctcccctcagcctcctcttctccaggctcaacacccccatccctcagcccctccccaggaccctcatgctccagccccttccccagctctgctgcccagctctggccatgctccagcccctcagtgtccctctggtagtgaggggcccaaaaccgAACACAacactcaaggtgcagcctcaccagtgacATGGCCTGGccccaggaggcagctgggtggaaaggcaggggggctgcagggctgcagcataGTGACCAGTCAGATGAGGTTCTCCCCAGCTCAGGGTACTGGTTTGGGGCAGCTTGCTTGTGGGTGTTCCCCCATCTGAACCCCATAAAGGTGGAGGGAGCATCCTGcttcctgctgccagcaccctcctggccagcacagccccacagagtGTCCCCACAGTCCCTGTCCCCTTCCCTTAGCACTGAGGTGTCTGTCTGTCCGTCCCTCCTGCAGGAGAGCGGCCGTTCGTCTGCCTCATCTGCCTGTCTGCCTTCACCACCAAAGCCAACTGTGAGCGTCACCTGAAGGTGCACACGGACACCCTGAACGGTGAGTGGTACCCTGTGTCTGCACAGGGACACCCCTGCCCCGCCAGCACAGCCTAGGGACAGGGACCCCTTCCCCACGGGTCTCACCCTGCCCCGCCGGTGCCATCCTGCCCGCTCAGCCCCACGCTGCCGTTCCCCACAGGCATCtgccacagctgtggcttcATCTCCACGACGAGGGACATCCTCTACAGCCACCTGGTCACCAACCACATGATCTGCCAGCCAGGCTCCAAGGGAGAGGTGTACTCACCAGGGCCAGCGCTGCCTGCCACCAAGCCCCTCGCCCCTGGTGAGTACTGGCAGGCTGAAGCTGCCTCACACAGAGCCTGGCActgccagcctgggctgcatccCCAGACGGCTCCATCTGCCAGGAGGGAGGTGTGGGAGAGGACAAGGCAAGCATCCCCATGCTGAGGACATCTCttctgtgtccacttctgggcctctcactacaagaaggacattgagttgttggagatgggcaacgaagctaGTGAAGGGCCTAGAGAACAGGTCTTAggagaagtggctgagggagctggggatgatcagcctggaggagactgagaggagacaggagcactctctgcaactccctgaaggggaggaaatgtgtttaagttgctccaggggaggtttagactcatagaatcacagcatggtgagggttggaagggacctttagaactcatccagtccaatccccctgcagaagcagctcccacccagatcaggtcacacaggaacatgtccaggtgggtcttgaagccctccaaggaaggagcctccacattccccctgggcagcctgtgccagggctccctcacctcacaccgaaagaggtttttcttatgtttaaatggaactttctgtgctccagcttcatcccatcaccccttgtcctgttgctagaatGGATATTAGGGAAAACTTTCTCACAGAGAGGGTTGTtgagcattggcacaggctgcccagggtggtgggggaagccccatccctggagatactcctgcaggtgaggtgctgagggtctgGGTTAGTTTAGTGACGGGCCTGGCAgcgtgaggggaggggttggactgcaGGAGCCTCCTGGTGCTTTGGAGCCTAAGGACTGTGTGATTCCCCCTCGCAGGGCTGAGCCAGCCGAACAACGCGTCGCTGCGCAAGTGCAGCCTGCCCGCCTTCCTGCCCGAGGGGCTGCCGCAGCACGTGGTGCTGCACGGCCCCCTGCCCGGCCCCGACGCCGGGACGCCCCCAGCACAGCCCGCCTCGCCCCCCGACGCCCGGCCCGGCACGCTCTCACCGCCCACCCAGCCACAGAACGGGGAAGGGCCGTCatcatcatcctcctcctcctcttcctcctcctccggcGAGGCCGTCCGCATCAAGGAAGAGCCGGCTGGCAGTCCGGCGAGCGAGGCCGAGGCGCCGAGAAGCGGCGGCACCGGGGAGGGGGGCGGCAGCCCCGACGCCTGCTCCCGAACCTCATCTCCCCGCAGCCTCCCCTCGGCCAAGGTCAAGTCGGAGCTCGCCAGCCCCACGCCGGGCTCCAGCCCGGTGCCCAGCGAGCCGGGGACGGGGGCAGCCGGCGGCACCGTCTTCCTCCCGCAGTACGTGTTCGGCCACGAAGCGGCGGTGGTGCCGCAGGCCTCGGAGATCCTGGCGAAGATGTCGGAGCTGGTGCACAGCCGGCTGAAGCAGGGCCACGGCGGCACGGTGCCGCCTGCCGTCTACGCCGGCGCGCCGGTGCCCAAGGGCGCCACGTGCTTCGAGTGCGAGATCACCTTCAACAACATCAACAACTACTACGTGCACAAGCGCCTGTACTGCTCCAGCCGGCACCTGGCCGAGGACAGCCCCCCCGGGGCAGGGCGCAAGCTCAAAGGTCCCCCCGGGGCACACAAAGGTCCCCCCGCGCCGGGGCCGCTGCTGTCCCCCCCGGCGGGCGATGGGCAGGGGGCAGGGGACGGGGATGCGGGCCGCGATGCCACACCGCCGGCCGCCGCGCCCGAGGTGaagacggaggaggggggcggCAAAGTGGGGTCACCCGAGGCGGAGGTGGGGTCGGGACGGTGCAGCGAGGACAGCCAGAGCCCCGGCAGCTCGGTGGGGGACGATGGGGACGAGGACCCCAGCAAGACGCTGTGCGAGGCCTGCAACATCCACTTCAGCCGCCACGAGACCTACGTGGTGCACAAACGCTTCTACTGCGCGTCCCGCCACGACCCGCCGCTGCGCCGGCCCGCCGCCCCCAAAGTGCCCTTCGTGCCGCAGCCCCTGCGCACCCGCAAGCGCCGCAAGCTCTACGAGATCCATggggccgcccgccgccccgccgagC from Colius striatus isolate bColStr4 chromosome 14, bColStr4.1.hap1, whole genome shotgun sequence encodes:
- the ZFPM1 gene encoding zinc finger protein ZFPM1 isoform X2 — translated: MSRRKQSNPRQIKRSLAAMEEGEDGLAGEKSPSEREGAASDYEGSAEHDPSSPPGSEESRDAPESPKETEKPDPGENLQDPDAWNGPDELDLAVQDGERRVQTRRSLPEGFSWGPFQGSIHSEPASPGHGETSSPVTLVLGDESCWLSRLPLVPAEPDANAVIYRKDEALWCRTTRALGEAEAVCAFVVAEPAAIPAAPAVKAEPGDPPYPAALRSDIQLLPQQAGMAAILATAVVNKDVFPCKDCGIWYRSERNLQAHLMYYCASRQSAGSPALEEKPKETYPNERICPFPQCKKSCPSASSLEIHMRSHSGERPFVCLICLSAFTTKANCERHLKVHTDTLNGICHSCGFISTTRDILYSHLVTNHMICQPGSKGEVYSPGPALPATKPLAPGLSQPNNASLRKCSLPAFLPEGLPQHVVLHGPLPGPDAGTPPAQPASPPDARPGTLSPPTQPQNGEGPSSSSSSSSSSSSGEAVRIKEEPAGSPASEAEAPRSGGTGEGGGSPDACSRTSSPRSLPSAKVKSELASPTPGSSPVPSEPGTGAAGGTVFLPQYVFGHEAAVVPQASEILAKMSELVHSRLKQGHGGTVPPAVYAGAPVPKGATCFECEITFNNINNYYVHKRLYCSSRHLAEDSPPGAGRKLKGPPGAHKGPPAPGPLLSPPAGDGQGAGDGDAGRDATPPAAAPEVKTEEGGGKVGSPEAEVGSGRCSEDSQSPGSSVGDDGDEDPSKTLCEACNIHFSRHETYVVHKRFYCASRHDPPLRRPAAPKVPFVPQPLRTRKRRKLYEIHGAARRPAEPPPAPDPPPAPDPPGAAAASPRSSPDADGPIDLSKKPRRQGEAPPAPLLPLADYHECTACRISFNSLDAYLAHKKYQCPATPLQPRTLEHLQKMKGAMAAPFKGRRSPSSPGEGDPEGVRARAAAARSPGVPYPGASGGDSLQRHPKGPLLPPATKGPLSACPYCPLNGAIKGDLLEHFRTAHGLFVAKPAAAGPGLPDSPAPAARRTPEPPLPAASPPRPPGPRLRRDSFNSKEGREGSGSPRPPASPRPPASPGAPEGLREAAHKAPTPPAYTDRGVQTPPAKAVPGPVPNGNHRYCRLCNIKFSSLSTFIAHKKYYCSSHAAEHVK
- the ZFPM1 gene encoding zinc finger protein ZFPM1 isoform X1 is translated as MEEGEDGLAGEKSPSEREGAASDYEGSAEHDPSSPPGSEESRDAPESPKETEKPDPGENLQDPDAWNGPDELDLAVQDGERRVQTRRSLPEGFSWGPFQGSIHSEPASPGHGETSSPVTLVLGDESCWLSRLPLVPAEPDANAVIYRKDEALWCRTTRALGEAEAVCAFVVAEPAAIPAAPAVKAEPGDPPYPAALRSDIQLLPQQAGMAAILATAVVNKDVFPCKDCGIWYRSERNLQAHLMYYCASRQSAGSPALEEKPKETYPNERICPFPQCKKSCPSASSLEIHMRSHSGERPFVCLICLSAFTTKANCERHLKVHTDTLNGICHSCGFISTTRDILYSHLVTNHMICQPGSKGEVYSPGPALPATKPLAPGLSQPNNASLRKCSLPAFLPEGLPQHVVLHGPLPGPDAGTPPAQPASPPDARPGTLSPPTQPQNGEGPSSSSSSSSSSSSGEAVRIKEEPAGSPASEAEAPRSGGTGEGGGSPDACSRTSSPRSLPSAKVKSELASPTPGSSPVPSEPGTGAAGGTVFLPQYVFGHEAAVVPQASEILAKMSELVHSRLKQGHGGTVPPAVYAGAPVPKGATCFECEITFNNINNYYVHKRLYCSSRHLAEDSPPGAGRKLKGPPGAHKGPPAPGPLLSPPAGDGQGAGDGDAGRDATPPAAAPEVKTEEGGGKVGSPEAEVGSGRCSEDSQSPGSSVGDDGDEDPSKTLCEACNIHFSRHETYVVHKRFYCASRHDPPLRRPAAPKVPFVPQPLRTRKRRKLYEIHGAARRPAEPPPAPDPPPAPDPPGAAAASPRSSPDADGPIDLSKKPRRQGEAPPAPLLPLADYHECTACRISFNSLDAYLAHKKYQCPATPLQPRTLEHLQKMKGAMAAPFKGRRSPSSPGEGDPEGVRARAAAARSPGVPYPGASGGDSLQRHPKGPLLPPATKGPLSACPYCPLNGAIKGDLLEHFRTAHGLFVAKPAAAGPGLPDSPAPAARRTPEPPLPAASPPRPPGPRLRRDSFNSKEGREGSGSPRPPASPRPPASPGAPEGLREAAHKAPTPPAYTDRGVQTPPAKAVPGPVPNGNHRYCRLCNIKFSSLSTFIAHKKYYCSSHAAEHVK